The genome window ATAGCTCTGAGCCAATGCTACATTTCCTGTGAATGGTGGGAGACAGGAGAAAATGGCCATACGCCACCCCACGGTTTAAAGACTTCATATGGACACTGGTTTCCAATGCCAGGGGTAAAGATGGAGgcaagagagaggaagaaagctgtGGAGCTGGCACTGGTATGCAGATGTATTCTTTGACAAGGTGGTTTCTGTTGGTAGGGGTGAGGTCTGTAGGAGGTCAGTTTAGAGGAGCTCTTACTTATGCCTGTAAACAAGGAAAGGACTTCAGTTTCTACTGTTTCCTTTCTAGAGAGGGCAAAGTTGCTTTCAAGACCCCTTTTTTGTCCTACAGCTCTAAAGTGAGGCACAGCTATTGGGTGGTGAGTACATGCTGACCGCTGCCATCCTGCCTGTTCAGACCAACTTCTTAACCCCCAATGACGATGCCAGTCTTTcaagcaggaagaagaaaaactatgCACCTAGTCAAGTTTGAACAGATCCTCTGCTTTTTAGCCTCATTTGTTTCTCACTATAGAGCTCTGGAGCGGTGGTTCTCTTGAGATGACTTTCAACTCTGTCTTCTTATTGCCCAACAGCAAAAAAGCCCAGTGCAGCAAAAGGGCTAGTGCAGAAGGAGAGACGGTGATGCTGTGAGGTGATCCCCATGCTTCCCATTGCTTCTAAAACACTTTAACGTACCTCATGCATTTCTGATTTCCTAACTAAAATCTGTTTCCCACAGAGGCCAAATGCGGATTTGCAAGCACGTATCTTCCTGTGGCTCAGTGCACCTGGACTGGCACAAGTCAGTTAAACAGCAAAGAGGCCATCTCCAGGGGAAAGGGGCTGGAGTCTGGCTGGGAGTTCTCTCTGCAGGTTTTTACTTGTCTCTGCTCTCAGAAGGCAAAGGCTGTTCGTGCCCTGGAGAGGAATTGCTGGTTTTACTTTGGAACCAGCCCTCGGGACTGAGGGTAGAGCTGAGAACTATGGGTGCCTGCTGAAGAGGATCCCCCTGATTTCCTTCCAGTTTTAGGCCTgaagaagtaaaaatgaaaaaataaacaaaaagccccaacaATGTCACCTGTTACTTGTCAAAATTAATCTTCCAAAAGCTGATTGTTTTTactggatttattttctcatcagtctcagctttctcttctgtcctatgttcctttctctcctttacaGCCAAGCTCACCTTAACTTCACTGACAAGAAGTGCTGACAGATAGCAATTGTACTTGTATCTCTACTGTTGGCTAGTCTGCTTACTAAAAGTCCAACTCAcctgggttttgattttttatttgaagagcTCTCAAAGGTTGAAGCGTCCACCTGTATCTCATCTTcatcctgcagagctgcttctaGAGCCGCCTGAACTTTGGGAGCAATGGCTGGACCTTCATAGTCTCTCGTTGTTCGGCTGGGCATGTCAAGTTCCAGTAATACGATGTTCTCTGCCTGAGACAGTAAAACCAGAATCAACACCTGCGTGTTTTCATACAAattgtttctcttccctccacaAGCTTATTCTGAAGTAATTTATAAATGTATGCAGGACACTAAAAATTTACATCCCATAGAAGAACTAACAATCAATCCTCTGAAATTCACATTCCCCTGATCAGGAGGGTGAACACAGGAAGGCTTATCCACATCTGGGCTTACCCTGTACCGAGCCTCTGGACGAATCATCATGGACGTCCTGGCGTGTTGACTCAGTGGCCTTTTGTATCCTACAGCAGATACCGGTCTTTTCATCATCTGCTGGTTACTAGAGAAAAATGGATGCTCAGTCTGATACACCAAAAATAAAGACTCCTCTTGGAGTTTATGAGTTAAACATCTCCAAATTCCACACAGAAATATGTTTCAAGAGAGCAGAAACTACCTAGGCTGCATTTGCAGGAATAGCTCTCTACAGTCAGAGACAAGAAGACACAGTTATCCTGTGTCATCTGTTCCCTGCACAAAGGGGAGtatttctacatatttttaCTATACAGACCGCAGATGCACTCAGCTGCACCCAACTGTCTAAATTTGCTGTAGAGAACTTTCTGTGTAGAGAGGCAGGATCTAGCCACAGCTctcataataataattatttttgagagCTTTCCTGTCtaaaacagggaagaaatatGCTAGGAATTTACTGCTATTTTAATGGTGAATGCACTATTACATATGTTTTACATATAATTATTGGTctcatctggaagaaaaatcctAATCTTCCAAGAATTCTCCTAACTGTACATTCCTATTTTATGCAACCTACTAAGAggaataaaattttttattttattgcgCAGCAAGAAGCTACGAACTCTAGAGGGCCAGTTTAAATCCCCAGTTCAATCCCTCTTTTAGGGTGCCTTGCAGCTAGAAGGTTTTCTGTGACCTATAATTCCATCCCAAGACAAGATTAGAAGTACACTCACTCCAGACGGGTTATGGGATGCAGTTTCCACTGGTCTTCCTCTTCATCAAAGAATGATCTGTTCATGatcttattcttttcttccaaggGAATAAAATTTTCAATAATCAGGTGCCTACATGCAAccacaaaaatgagaaatacacaAGATTAGCAGGTGACGTTCTCCACTGCTCTGCTCCCACTGACTTAATACAGCCCTGGAAAAGGAGGAATGTTTTAGTTTTCTCATGTTTAAATCTTGTTCCACAAGCACGTGCAACACACTGCCTCCACTCCCCACCGAAAGAAACCATCTGTTACAGTCAATAGCAGGCAATGAAGTGATGGGACCTACTTTAGCTTTAGTTCCCTAGTAAGTTCATTCTGGGTCTGTTCCAGTTCCTGGCGCTCCTTGATGTGCTCTTCTTGGAGATCATGGATCTCTGCCTTCACAGCTTGCAGCTTGGAAAATAACTGGAACAGACAACAAGAGCCAAAGACATAACTTGCCAATGTTCCTTTCACTTTCACACACAAGTTGATTTTATTCCTAACCCTAGGAATTCCACTAAACATggaatcattttctttttacctttttgagTTTTTTGGTCTTTATGTCCACCTCTTGCTGAAGAGAACTATAGGTCTCCTTCAGCTCTAGTGTTTCCTCGTCCCGACTTTCCATCTGTTGCTGGATCTCTCGCTCCCGACGTTTCTGAAGAAGGTGACATACAATATTAAAGACCACAATTACATTGCCACCTCCAGGCTGACATACATGAAACCAACGCTCAGGATGTTTTTACTTCCCTGGGTTCCAGGGCTTTTGCTTTAGCTTCTAGTTCTTCCTATCTCTTGCCTTAGAAATACCAGAAGCATTAACACTTCTTTGTCCTTATTTTGCTACTAAAATCAGATAGTGTGAATAAGTGCTCAAGCTTCAATTAAAGGAATCAAATGTCATgtttagattctttttttttctttttatcaatTCACACTAGTCACTgcacttaaagaatcaccaaCAAAAAAtgcataacagaaaataaacttttagcACATAGTAAACATCCCTCCCTTGAGCTAATGGCTGAACTGTCACTTTCTGAGGTCTTCCAATTATTTCTTCACTTATAGACAGCTCCCATCAAGACAGGACATAAATGTTTAATGtgaaaagctggaagaaaactaTTATAAACCTTCTTTACATATTTCATACAATGACAAATAGGACACAAGcccttcccccttcttttgAAATTAGTGATTGCCATTAAACCAAGTTTAGGGTTAACCCTGGGTAAATTTTCTTATAGTTTCTCCTGATACAACATTTTATAAAAGTTCTGCAGCTAGGCCTTTTAtacaaaacaacaaatattCTTCCCTATACCTGTTCTGCAATTTCCTGTCGTTTCTGTTCCAGGATTTTCTGCTGTTCATTTGTGTGATCCACAATATTTTTCCCTCCCACCAGAAGCTTGCTTTCCATtgcctgaaaggaaaaaacagggtCAGAAGTTTCTCTCAGTGACCAAAGAATGTAACTTTCTCTCATATAGATACAAATTCTTCAGGGCAGCTCCCTTATTTAAGGTTCTCTTTCAAGTCAGCTGCTACAAGAATTACTATTTCTTAAATTTCCTATAAAACTGTGGGATTAATGAAACAGTAACTTGCTTAGAATTACCCACCACTGCAATGTGTGGCAAAGCTGAAGAACCAAGATGCGTGCTCTCCTGTAAAAAACTTGTTAGTGATCTGTGACAGAATGAAGCATCTTTGTTGCTACAGCTTGTGAAAAGATGTATCATCACATTTTATTGCGCTGATTGCTTAAGATGCTACAAGATCGGTAGGTAAGAACAATGCAACAACTCATGAATATTGAAATATGTAATCAATGGTGGAAAGTTCAACTTCTGTCTacaaatagtttattttaaaatcttccaaTCTAAACGAATCACTATGCTGGAAACCTCTTGTGAAATATCTTTCCGAATTGGGAAACCCTCTATTTTCCCCACAGCCtaaataaattgctttcaaaaagCATGACCAGGAAGAATTCTACCTTGATTTTAGCACTCAACATTTCTGTTGCTTCCTTCTCTCGCCTCAGGtcctccattttcttctccttctctttcagcagtctcatcttttcttctgctaccAAGCTGTGATCCTCAACTATAGCTTTCTTCTCAATCTccagcttttcttgttgctccCTCCAATAGTCATCTTTGTCATCTCCTTCATCCTCACCCTCTTCAgtgtcctcctcctcttccccaccatctctcctcctttccctcctctttcttttgccAATAGACCGTTTTTCCAACTGTGCCTTGAGTCGAGCAATCTCTTCCTGGAATTCTCGTAGCAGAGCATCCTTAGGATCCTCATTCACTCGCGGCTTGTTCTTGATGTTTTTGGCACGATTGGCATATCTCAGTGTTGTCAGAGTCTCCTCTACGTTGTAAGAGGCAGGGCCTATATTGGCCACCATCACAGTTTTGGCATTGCCACCTAATGAGTCTTGAAGTAACCTAGTCAGCTTTGAGTCCCGGTATGGAATGTGTGTGCTTTTGCCATCTACTAGGGCAGAGATAACATTGCCCaaagctgagagagagagattgatTTTAGTAGCTTCCTTTAACCTTTCCCCCTGTGCTCCAGTCTTAGCTTGCCGCTCGCTGCCTGCAAGGTCTACCAGGTTGAGTTTCCCAACACGGATGTGATTCTCCCCATCAAGTCCTAACTCGCTGCATTCGATAGTGATCACAAAAATGGCATGAGATCGAGAGCTGTGTTCATTCATGTTGGTGGCACCAACGGAGCGATTTTGGTTTCCCACATTCATGACGTGCTCTATCTCTTTGACGCTTTTTGTAACAAAGGAGGACAAATCCTTAACATACACTCCTGTGTCTGGTCTCTCCTTTAACTCCAGCCGCTTGGACTGATCCTTTGATAACAAGTCTCTGATTTCTTCTTGGTATATTTCCAAGTAAGATGCTCTAACTAGGTATTGCTGATTTTGAGATCTAGAGATGTGGGTGAAGATGTGATCGAATGAATTGGGGATGACCCCTCTTTTTTCAGGATCACCACGCACCCCTTCCATCGTGTATGTTTTCCCTGTCCCAGTCTGCCCATATGCAAAGATTGTCCCATTAAACCCTTGCAGAACAGAGTCCACGAGAGGTCTGAAGGTCTCATCGTAGAGTTCAACCTGTTTGGAATTCCAGTCATACACAGCATCAAAGGTGAAAGTTTTAGGCAGTTCATGAGATGTTCCCCGTGGATTCTTCACTGAGACCTGCCCTAACTTGACATCCACGTTAACAACTTTTTCATAGGAAGCTGTCTTCTCTTTGCTATTCATTGGCCGGCATCGTACCACCACCCTAACAGACTCAGAGCTCTTTAACTTAGACATGACAGCAGGTCTGTGGCTGGCGTGATCTGATCGAGGATGATCCCGTGCTAGAAAcctaaaacagaaacaaaggaggAATATGTGAAGGCAGTTTTCTGCAGGTGACAATTTCTCACAAAGCCAAAGATTTGAGTCATCTATTTGAGCACCATTTTGCATTCATTAAGTTGCGAGGgattttgaagaataaaaataatgtacaacatgaaaacattaaaaaggccTGAACTGAGATAGTGTGATTTTACCAAAGCCTGTCCATCAAATGGTATCATTTCTACAAactctgctgcaaaaaaaaaatcttcatcaaATCACATCCTTACAGTTGGTAGAGATCCTTTTCTTGACccttaaaaataatcatatgctttttaaactatttataaaaataatataatactTTGCCATTGATTCCCTTTGCAGTCaggctttctgttttaaacctCATACTTTGAAAATCCAGTACAGGCTTGCTCTCTCCATATTGCTCAGGCTCTCGAAAGGGAATCAGTCAGGTGCTTTGATTAAGTGCTTCACCTACCTACCAAAATTCAAGACAGACTGTAAAttataaatacagtattttcagagTTGCCTCTTCTTACACCTCCTATGTATTGATAAAGACTGCTCATATGTTTGAGACACTTATATTACAATCCCCTTACATGTGATGTgatgttgtcatggtttaaccccagccagtaactaagccccatgcagccgctcgctcactcccccacagcCAGTGGTGTGGAGAAGgaattggaaaaaagtaaacgttgtggattgagataaagacagtttaataggacagaaaggaagaaaataataatgatgatgatgatgataaaatgacaataataataaaagaattggaatacacaaaagaagtgatgcacaatgcaattgctcaccactcaccaaccgatgcccagttagttcctgagcagcaatctgcgCCCCTGCTGGCCAACtcaccccagtttatatactgggcataacgtcacatggtatggaatacccctttggccagtttgggtcagctgtcctggctgtgtcccctcccaacttcttgtgcccctccagccttcttgctggctgggcacgagaagctgaaaaatccttgacttagtctaaacactacttagcaacaactgaaaacatcagtgtgttatcaacactattctcatactaaatccaaaacataacactataccagccactagaaagaaaattaactctgtcccagacgaaaccaggacagatgtgTCATGAGGACCACCCTGCCACAGAAGGTTTAAAACTTATGCCtgggtattttttaaatgacagcagtTCCCTGGAATGCCGCCCAAatggtttttctcctcttgtgcattacacttttaaaatcattttctaGAAGCCTGCTTACAGAGTAATAGATATTTAattgggctgcagcagctgcaaggATTCAAGATAAAATCATTAAACAGTTTGTCCATTTCCAGGCATCCCATCCGCTGAATATTCTGCATTTCCACACTTGGGAAAACTGATgttaccttttctttctgtcaagAATCAAGTGAAAATAATTGTTGCAGAAAAGTTTTCACCCAGTCTTGCAATCTAGCTCACTACAAAGAAAATCATTAAAGCAGCCAAATGTAGCACAGTCTTCCAACACTCGCAAATATGGTAAAACAAACCAGCAAGGGGAGTGAACTACCCCAGTGAGGTGGGCTCTGAAGTCAGTGGGCAACAAAGAGGAATATTTCCACCACCTAATTGCAGCGAGGCAAGGGTGCGTGCTGCCGTAGGATACCTGTGATGTGCCACCATGGAgggcactgctgcagccctgtAAATTCAGGCCCCTCACACCCCAACACTGAAAGTCACTTCTGGTCCTACGCTCGCCCCGGGGGGCACCCAGGCAAAGCGCAGCCGCTCCCCCGACGCTGGATGGCCACTGTCAGCATGCCCACAGCCTCAGAACCCTTCGTCTTTCTACCCCACTTCCAAACTGCCCAGTCAATGTTGAtcttgcatttatattttttgcACAGGTATCATCAGCACACCTAAAACAAAGAGCAGCATTCCCTATAAAGGTGGAGAAATCTACATTATGCCTCGTCTAATGTTCAAGCAACCAGAGGACATCAGGGTGTGAAGTGGACACCTGCCAGCGTTTGCCCTTCTCAGACTTCTGAAGGTGAGTTTAAGCTCCTTTCATATCACTTCTTATAAAAATTTCATAAAGCACTCACTCCTTCGAGCCCACCCTCCTCTTTCTGTAATGCAACTGCTGTCTGTGAAAGGATCCTGCAAACTGGCATGAGTGTCTTCCTCAGCTAGAACTCACACATCTGTTTTTATGGGGAAACTGAAGACAACCCTACTTGCTTTAGATATTTCAAGCACAACTGTTCACACAGATCtatgctattatttttcttttggcaataTACTTTTATTGGGATTTCCCATGAAAGCCAGCTCTGCCCAAGCACATGAACTTACTGAAATACACTCCATGCTCCTGCTCTGGTGTTCCAACTGAATCAGGTTTACAAGATTCAGCATCAATCTAAACTCATGTTGCAGAGACCCAGTTCACAGATCTGAGTCCTTCATGACTCTGGGTAGAGAGGAAGAAACGCGCTGTTGCATCCCCCAGTCATTAGCACAATGAGCTGccatttaaaacagaacaaaaagattgTTTTACTGCTAAAGCAACAGCCTTACACAGAAGATCTAAACGGCACAGCTTGTGGAATGCTGTGTGATTTCTaataaggtttgtttttttgtttc of Aquila chrysaetos chrysaetos chromosome 3, bAquChr1.4, whole genome shotgun sequence contains these proteins:
- the KIF3B gene encoding kinesin-like protein KIF3B, whose amino-acid sequence is MSKLKSSESVRVVVRCRPMNSKEKTASYEKVVNVDVKLGQVSVKNPRGTSHELPKTFTFDAVYDWNSKQVELYDETFRPLVDSVLQGFNGTIFAYGQTGTGKTYTMEGVRGDPEKRGVIPNSFDHIFTHISRSQNQQYLVRASYLEIYQEEIRDLLSKDQSKRLELKERPDTGVYVKDLSSFVTKSVKEIEHVMNVGNQNRSVGATNMNEHSSRSHAIFVITIECSELGLDGENHIRVGKLNLVDLAGSERQAKTGAQGERLKEATKINLSLSALGNVISALVDGKSTHIPYRDSKLTRLLQDSLGGNAKTVMVANIGPASYNVEETLTTLRYANRAKNIKNKPRVNEDPKDALLREFQEEIARLKAQLEKRSIGKRKRRERRRDGGEEEEDTEEGEDEGDDKDDYWREQQEKLEIEKKAIVEDHSLVAEEKMRLLKEKEKKMEDLRREKEATEMLSAKIKAMESKLLVGGKNIVDHTNEQQKILEQKRQEIAEQKRREREIQQQMESRDEETLELKETYSSLQQEVDIKTKKLKKLFSKLQAVKAEIHDLQEEHIKERQELEQTQNELTRELKLKHLIIENFIPLEEKNKIMNRSFFDEEEDQWKLHPITRLDNQQMMKRPVSAVGYKRPLSQHARTSMMIRPEARYRAENIVLLELDMPSRTTRDYEGPAIAPKVQAALEAALQDEDEIQVDASTFESSSNKKSKPRPKTGRKSGGSSSAGTHSSQLYPQSRGLVPK